The proteins below come from a single Stutzerimonas stutzeri RCH2 genomic window:
- a CDS encoding O-succinylhomoserine sulfhydrylase — MTSEWEAGRLDSDLQGVGLDTLAVRAGQRRTPEGEHGEPLFFTSSYVFRSAADAAARFAGDVPGNVYSRYTNPTVRAFEERIAALEGAEQAVATASGMAAILATVMSLCAAGDHVLVSRSVFGATVSLFEKYLKRFGVQVDYVPLTDFSAWESAFQENTKLVFVESPSNPLAELVDIAALAKLCHAKGAMLAVDNCFCTPVLQQPLALGADIVIHSATKYIDGQGRCLGGVVAGRSEQMKELVGFLRTAGPTLSPFNAWVFLKGLETLRLRMQAHCASAQELAEWLEQQPGIERVYYAGLPSHPQHELAKRQQKGFGAVVSFEVAGGKEAAWRFIDATRLISITANLGDSKTTITHPGSTTHGRLSAEDRATAGIRDSLIRVAVGLEDVADLKADLARGLAAL; from the coding sequence ATGACGAGTGAATGGGAAGCCGGACGGCTGGACAGCGACCTGCAGGGCGTCGGGCTCGATACTCTGGCAGTACGCGCAGGCCAGCGCCGCACACCGGAGGGCGAGCACGGCGAGCCGCTGTTCTTCACCTCCAGTTATGTCTTCCGCAGTGCGGCAGATGCAGCGGCGCGGTTCGCCGGTGACGTTCCCGGGAACGTCTATTCGCGTTACACCAACCCCACCGTACGTGCCTTTGAAGAACGTATAGCGGCGCTGGAAGGCGCCGAGCAGGCGGTTGCAACAGCGTCCGGCATGGCGGCTATTCTCGCCACCGTCATGAGCCTGTGCGCGGCCGGTGACCACGTACTGGTGTCGCGTAGCGTATTCGGCGCCACCGTTTCCTTGTTCGAGAAGTACCTCAAGCGCTTCGGGGTGCAGGTCGACTACGTTCCGCTGACCGATTTCTCCGCCTGGGAGTCGGCATTCCAGGAAAATACCAAGCTGGTTTTCGTCGAATCGCCGTCCAACCCGCTGGCCGAACTGGTGGATATCGCTGCCCTGGCGAAGCTCTGCCATGCCAAGGGAGCGATGTTGGCGGTGGATAACTGCTTCTGCACGCCGGTGTTGCAGCAGCCGTTGGCGCTGGGTGCCGACATCGTGATCCATTCCGCGACCAAGTACATTGACGGTCAAGGGCGCTGCCTGGGCGGCGTCGTTGCCGGCCGCAGCGAACAGATGAAAGAGCTTGTCGGGTTCCTGCGCACCGCCGGACCGACGCTCAGCCCGTTCAATGCCTGGGTCTTCCTCAAGGGGCTGGAGACGCTACGGCTGCGTATGCAGGCGCATTGTGCCAGCGCTCAGGAGCTTGCCGAGTGGCTGGAGCAGCAGCCGGGTATCGAGCGCGTCTACTATGCGGGCTTGCCCAGTCATCCACAGCACGAGCTGGCCAAGCGTCAGCAGAAAGGCTTTGGTGCGGTGGTGAGTTTCGAGGTCGCCGGTGGCAAGGAAGCCGCATGGCGCTTCATTGATGCGACCCGGTTGATCTCGATCACAGCCAATCTCGGCGACAGCAAGACCACCATTACCCATCCCGGCTCCACCACCCACGGTCGGCTTTCAGCCGAGGATCGGGCAACGGCCGGTATTCGCGACAGCCTCATTCGCGTCGCGGTCGGCCTTGAGGATGTCGCTGACCTGAAGGCCGACCTGGCCCGAGGACTGGCGGCACTCTGA
- the purF gene encoding amidophosphoribosyltransferase produces the protein MCGIVGIVGKSNVNQALYDALTVLQHRGQDAAGIVTSHDGRLFLRKDNGLVRDVFQQRHMQRLVGNMGIGHIRYPTAGSSSSAEAQPFYVNSPYGITLAHNGNLTNVDQLTKEIYESDLRHVNTSSDSEVLLNVFAHELAVRGKLQPTEEDVFAAVSKVHERCRGGYAVVAMVTGYGIVGFRDPNAIRPIVFGQRHTDEGVEYMIASESVSLDVLGFTLIRDLAPGEAVYITTDGKLFTRQCADAPKLAPCIFEYVYLARSDSLMDGVSVYKARLRMGEKLADKILRERPEHDIDVVIPIPDTSRTAALELANRLGVKFREGFVKNRYIGRTFIMPGQAARKKSVRQKLNAIDLEFRGKNVMLVDDSIVRGTTCKQIIQMAREAGAKNVYFCSAAPAVRYPNVYGIDMPSAHELIAHNRSTEEVAELIGADWLVYQDLEDLIDAVGGGKVKIDNFDCAVFDGKYITGDIDEAYLHKIEQARNDLSKVKTNAVSAIIDLYNN, from the coding sequence ATGTGTGGCATTGTCGGCATTGTCGGTAAGTCGAACGTCAATCAGGCGCTGTATGACGCGCTTACCGTACTGCAACACCGCGGCCAGGATGCAGCCGGTATCGTGACCAGCCACGACGGCCGGCTGTTTCTGCGCAAGGACAACGGGCTGGTTCGTGACGTTTTCCAACAGCGCCACATGCAGCGCCTGGTCGGCAACATGGGCATCGGTCATATCCGTTACCCCACGGCCGGCAGCTCCAGTTCAGCCGAAGCCCAGCCGTTCTACGTGAACTCGCCTTATGGCATCACGCTGGCACACAACGGCAACCTGACCAATGTCGACCAGCTGACCAAGGAGATCTACGAGTCGGATCTGCGTCACGTGAACACCAGTTCCGATTCGGAAGTGCTGCTCAACGTGTTCGCCCATGAGTTGGCGGTACGCGGCAAGTTGCAGCCGACCGAAGAAGACGTCTTCGCCGCGGTGAGCAAGGTTCACGAGCGCTGCCGCGGTGGCTACGCTGTGGTGGCCATGGTGACCGGCTATGGCATCGTCGGCTTCCGCGACCCCAATGCGATCCGCCCGATCGTTTTCGGCCAGCGCCATACCGACGAAGGCGTCGAATACATGATCGCCTCCGAAAGCGTCTCGCTCGATGTCCTCGGCTTCACCCTGATTCGTGATCTGGCGCCGGGCGAGGCGGTGTACATCACCACCGACGGCAAGCTGTTCACCCGCCAGTGCGCTGACGCGCCAAAGCTCGCGCCGTGCATCTTCGAATACGTCTACCTGGCGCGTTCCGACTCCCTGATGGACGGCGTTTCGGTGTACAAGGCACGCCTGCGCATGGGCGAGAAGCTGGCCGACAAGATTCTGCGCGAGCGTCCCGAGCACGATATCGATGTGGTCATCCCGATCCCCGACACCAGTCGCACCGCCGCGCTGGAGCTGGCAAACCGGCTCGGCGTGAAGTTCCGCGAGGGCTTCGTCAAGAATCGCTATATCGGCCGCACCTTCATCATGCCGGGGCAGGCTGCGCGGAAGAAATCGGTGCGCCAGAAGCTCAATGCCATCGATCTCGAGTTTCGCGGCAAGAACGTGATGCTGGTGGATGACTCCATCGTCCGTGGCACCACCTGCAAGCAGATCATTCAGATGGCGCGCGAGGCCGGGGCGAAGAACGTCTACTTCTGCTCGGCCGCACCGGCGGTACGCTATCCGAACGTTTACGGCATCGACATGCCCAGCGCGCATGAGCTGATCGCGCACAATCGCAGCACCGAAGAGGTGGCTGAGCTGATTGGTGCTGACTGGCTGGTTTACCAGGACCTGGAAGATCTCATCGACGCCGTGGGCGGTGGCAAGGTCAAGATCGATAATTTCGATTGCGCCGTATTCGATGGGAAATACATCACTGGCGACATCGATGAAGCTTATCTGCACAAGATCGAGCAGGCGCGCAATGACCTGAGCAAGGTCAAGACCAATGCAGTCAGTGCCATCATCGATCTCTACAACAACTGA
- a CDS encoding CvpA family protein, with product MRRLFPIAENIVAFTWVDWAIIAVIAVSSLISLKRGFVKEALSLVTWIIAGVVAWMFGGALSHHLAEYISTPSAQVIAACALLFVATLLVGALVNFLIGELIRVTGLSGTDRFLGMVFGAARGGLLVVVLAGLLSLAPVEQDLWWRESVLLPHFLLIADWSKNLILGFSGQWFAASLNPPG from the coding sequence ATGCGCCGCCTTTTCCCCATTGCAGAAAACATCGTGGCATTCACCTGGGTCGATTGGGCCATCATCGCCGTTATTGCAGTGTCGAGCCTGATCAGTTTGAAGCGCGGTTTCGTCAAGGAAGCGCTTTCGCTGGTCACCTGGATCATTGCGGGCGTGGTCGCATGGATGTTCGGTGGTGCGTTGTCCCACCATCTTGCGGAATACATCAGCACGCCATCGGCGCAAGTCATCGCAGCCTGTGCGCTATTGTTCGTGGCCACCTTGCTGGTGGGGGCGTTGGTCAATTTCCTGATCGGTGAGCTGATCAGGGTGACGGGGTTGTCCGGCACTGACCGGTTTCTCGGAATGGTGTTCGGTGCGGCACGTGGTGGTCTTCTGGTGGTAGTGCTGGCGGGCTTGCTGAGCCTTGCACCCGTCGAGCAGGACCTATGGTGGCGCGAGTCTGTGTTGTTGCCACATTTTCTGTTGATCGCTGATTGGTCGAAGAATCTCATCCTGGGGTTCAGCGGCCAATGGTTCGCCGCTTCGCTCAACCCGCCCGGTTGA
- a CDS encoding SPOR domain-containing protein, translated as MAMLDKGLLQRMVGALVLIALAVIFVPMLFNREDDLRHVTVDAPTIPAAPVVAEIEMQPVDVPEPEQEPGSVPEGFEIIEEDAEPATGPAIAEQAPAPIEPVVPVAPAAAPAAPAAQAQSPAAEPRLDNNNLPVSWAIQLASLSNRASAENLQQTLRSQGYNAYIRTADGMNRVFVGPLVERSEANRLRDVLQRQQKLDGFVVRFKPEGS; from the coding sequence ATGGCGATGCTCGATAAGGGGCTGTTGCAACGCATGGTTGGTGCGCTGGTGCTAATCGCGCTGGCTGTGATTTTTGTCCCGATGCTTTTCAATCGCGAAGACGATCTGCGGCACGTCACCGTCGACGCGCCCACCATTCCCGCTGCACCGGTGGTTGCTGAAATCGAGATGCAGCCAGTCGACGTCCCGGAACCGGAGCAAGAGCCGGGGTCGGTGCCGGAAGGTTTCGAAATCATCGAAGAGGATGCTGAGCCGGCTACCGGCCCTGCGATTGCCGAGCAGGCGCCGGCGCCGATCGAGCCGGTAGTTCCGGTGGCGCCAGCCGCTGCCCCGGCAGCGCCTGCTGCGCAAGCGCAATCGCCGGCAGCTGAACCTCGCCTGGATAACAACAACTTGCCGGTCAGCTGGGCGATTCAGCTGGCCAGCCTGTCTAATCGCGCCAGTGCCGAGAACCTGCAGCAGACATTGCGCTCCCAGGGCTATAACGCTTACATCCGCACCGCTGATGGTATGAACCGCGTTTTCGTCGGTCCGCTGGTGGAGCGTAGCGAGGCGAATCGGCTTCGCGATGTGTTGCAGCGACAGCAGAAGCTCGATGGCTTCGTCGTGCGCTTCAAGCCAGAAGGCAGTTGA
- the folC gene encoding bifunctional tetrahydrofolate synthase/dihydrofolate synthase, whose product MTERSLADWLAYLEQLHPTAIDMGLDRVRLVSARLGLTRSAPLAVTVTGTNGKGSTCAFIASLLNSQGMRVGTYSSPHLLRYNERVQLDGCEASDQELCEAFAAVEAARGEVSLTYFEMGTLAAFWLFERAELDAAVLEVGLGGRLDAVNIVDADLAVITNIGLDHADWLGDTRESVAYEKAGIMRAGKPVLCGDLDVPAPLLQQAESLKAPLLLRGRDFDLAFAPRAWHWRGVGPAGEPLELHGLPLLSLPMENAAIALQAYASLGLPWDVKVLSAALEQTRVTGRLDRRQITWRGRKVSLLLDVGHNPHAASYLAQRIEQRPIAGRRLAVFGLLADKDLDGVLDAVQASITDWAVAPLPTSRTQSATQLSAALLERGALVGEYASIEQALDAQCAKAEPDDEVLVFGSFYCVAAALGWLERQAEVGGDGDAR is encoded by the coding sequence ATGACCGAGCGGAGTCTGGCTGACTGGCTCGCCTACCTTGAGCAGCTGCATCCCACGGCCATCGACATGGGGCTGGATCGGGTCCGGTTGGTGTCAGCCAGGCTTGGCCTGACGCGGTCGGCTCCTCTGGCCGTTACCGTTACCGGGACTAACGGCAAGGGGTCTACTTGCGCGTTTATAGCCTCACTGCTGAACAGCCAGGGGATGCGGGTTGGCACCTACAGCTCGCCACATCTGCTGCGCTACAACGAGCGGGTCCAGCTGGATGGTTGCGAGGCAAGCGATCAGGAGTTGTGCGAGGCGTTTGCCGCAGTCGAGGCTGCCCGTGGTGAAGTGTCTCTGACCTATTTCGAGATGGGAACACTCGCTGCCTTCTGGCTGTTCGAGCGTGCCGAACTCGACGCTGCCGTGCTTGAAGTCGGACTTGGTGGGCGTCTCGATGCCGTCAACATCGTCGATGCCGATCTGGCGGTAATCACCAATATCGGGCTCGATCATGCCGATTGGCTGGGCGATACCCGCGAAAGCGTTGCGTACGAAAAAGCCGGAATCATGCGGGCAGGCAAGCCGGTACTTTGTGGTGATCTGGATGTTCCTGCACCGCTACTGCAACAGGCTGAGTCGCTGAAGGCGCCGCTCTTGCTGCGCGGTCGCGATTTCGATCTGGCGTTCGCTCCCCGCGCCTGGCATTGGCGGGGTGTCGGCCCGGCGGGAGAACCGTTGGAGCTGCACGGACTGCCACTGCTTTCGTTGCCGATGGAGAACGCTGCAATAGCCCTGCAGGCGTACGCTTCGTTGGGTTTGCCGTGGGATGTGAAGGTTCTGTCCGCGGCGCTGGAGCAGACTCGCGTGACAGGGCGTCTTGATCGTCGGCAGATCACTTGGCGTGGCCGCAAGGTCTCGCTGTTACTTGACGTCGGCCACAACCCGCACGCCGCCAGTTATCTCGCTCAACGCATCGAGCAGCGACCGATTGCTGGTCGCCGGCTGGCCGTTTTTGGGCTACTGGCAGATAAGGATCTCGACGGCGTGCTCGATGCAGTGCAAGCGAGCATCACTGACTGGGCCGTGGCTCCGCTACCGACGTCACGTACGCAATCAGCTACACAGTTGTCGGCTGCGCTGCTTGAGCGAGGCGCTCTGGTCGGCGAGTATGCGAGCATCGAGCAGGCGCTCGACGCTCAGTGCGCCAAGGCTGAACCCGATGACGAAGTGTTGGTGTTCGGATCGTTCTATTGCGTAGCTGCAGCGCTTGGATGGCTGGAACGGCAGGCGGAGGTGGGTGGGGATGGCGATGCTCGATAA
- the accD gene encoding acetyl-CoA carboxylase, carboxyltransferase subunit beta, which produces MSNWLVDKLIPSIMRSETQKSSVPEGLWHKCPSCEAVLYRPELEKTLDVCPKCQHHMRIDARTRLDIFLDAEGREEIAAELEPVDRLKFRDSKKYKDRLSAAQKQTGEKDALVAMSGKVVNVPVVACAFEFSFMGGSMGAIVGERFVRAANVALEKRCPLICFSASGGARMQEALISLMQMAKTSAVLARMREEGLPFISVLTDPVYGGVSASLAMLGDVIVAEPKALIGFAGPRVIEQTVREKLPEGFQRSEFLLDHGAIDLIIPRSELRARLSRLLAQMQKLPSPVEPAQVTATA; this is translated from the coding sequence ATGAGCAACTGGCTGGTAGACAAACTGATCCCTTCGATCATGCGCTCGGAGACGCAGAAGAGTTCGGTCCCCGAAGGCCTCTGGCACAAGTGCCCCTCCTGTGAGGCGGTTCTGTACCGCCCCGAGCTGGAAAAGACCCTCGATGTCTGTCCTAAGTGCCAGCATCACATGCGCATCGATGCCCGCACTCGGCTCGATATCTTCCTCGATGCCGAAGGGCGCGAGGAGATTGCCGCGGAGCTGGAGCCGGTAGACCGCCTCAAATTCCGTGACAGCAAGAAATACAAGGATCGCCTGTCGGCAGCTCAGAAGCAGACCGGCGAAAAGGATGCCTTGGTCGCGATGAGTGGCAAGGTTGTCAACGTCCCGGTAGTGGCCTGCGCCTTTGAGTTTTCCTTCATGGGTGGCTCCATGGGGGCGATCGTTGGTGAGCGCTTCGTTCGTGCTGCGAACGTCGCGCTGGAAAAGCGCTGCCCATTGATCTGTTTCTCCGCTTCAGGCGGTGCGCGGATGCAGGAAGCCCTGATCTCCCTGATGCAGATGGCCAAGACTTCGGCGGTGCTGGCACGTATGCGCGAAGAAGGCCTGCCGTTCATCTCCGTTCTCACCGACCCCGTTTACGGCGGCGTTTCCGCCAGTTTGGCGATGCTCGGTGATGTAATCGTCGCAGAACCCAAGGCGCTGATCGGCTTCGCCGGACCGCGAGTGATCGAACAGACAGTACGGGAAAAACTGCCGGAAGGTTTCCAGCGTAGCGAGTTCCTGTTGGATCATGGTGCGATCGACCTGATCATTCCTCGTTCGGAGTTGCGCGCACGCCTGTCGCGTCTGCTGGCTCAGATGCAGAAACTGCCGAGTCCGGTCGAACCCGCTCAGGTAACGGCTACTGCATGA
- a CDS encoding phosphoribosylanthranilate isomerase, translated as MPVVRSKICGITRVEDALAAAHAGADAIGLVFYSKSPRAVSVQQAREIIAALPPFVTTVGLFVNASRCEINEILDAVALDALQFHGDETPAQCEGFHRPWFKALRVGGDEDVAGQVARYVNASGILLDTFVAGVPGGTGERFDWSLIPPGLTKPLILAGGLTAENVQQAIAEVRPYAVDVSGGVEASKGIKDAAKVQAFVERVRSAM; from the coding sequence GTGCCAGTCGTTCGCAGCAAGATATGCGGGATAACTCGTGTCGAAGATGCACTGGCCGCCGCTCACGCAGGCGCAGATGCCATTGGCCTAGTGTTCTACTCCAAGAGTCCCCGCGCTGTGAGTGTTCAGCAGGCCCGTGAGATCATTGCGGCCCTTCCTCCTTTCGTTACTACGGTCGGTCTGTTCGTCAATGCCAGCCGTTGCGAGATCAACGAAATTCTCGACGCTGTTGCGCTGGACGCTCTGCAATTTCATGGCGACGAAACGCCTGCGCAGTGCGAGGGCTTCCATCGTCCGTGGTTCAAGGCGCTGCGAGTCGGCGGCGATGAGGATGTCGCCGGCCAGGTAGCTCGCTATGTGAATGCCAGCGGTATTCTGCTGGATACCTTTGTTGCCGGCGTGCCGGGTGGAACGGGCGAGCGCTTCGATTGGTCGCTGATTCCGCCTGGGCTGACCAAGCCCTTGATTCTTGCGGGAGGCCTGACGGCAGAGAATGTCCAGCAAGCCATTGCCGAGGTCCGGCCATACGCGGTGGATGTCAGCGGTGGTGTGGAAGCGAGCAAAGGCATCAAGGATGCGGCCAAGGTGCAGGCCTTTGTGGAGCGCGTTCGTTCGGCCATGTGA
- the truA gene encoding tRNA pseudouridine(38-40) synthase TruA, which yields MTQAVPDTAAEMAAVGVSRIALGVEYKGSRYRGFQRQRAGVPSIQESLETALSKVAGGQPVTLSCAGRTDALVHASGQVVHFDTTVARSMHAWIMGANMNLPPDISVTWAKEMPQRFDARFSAMARRYRYVIYNDQIRPAHMAEEVTWNHRPLDIERMRAAAAAFVGTHDFSAFRARQCQAKSPIKTIHHLELLEHGRLIVIDVRANAFLHHMVRNFAGVLMTIGAGERPVEWAGEVLQSRIRRTGGVTAHPYGLYLVEVDYPEEFELPKRYLGPHFLSGLPDVRC from the coding sequence ATGACCCAAGCAGTACCCGATACGGCAGCCGAAATGGCTGCCGTCGGCGTTTCCAGGATCGCTCTGGGCGTCGAATACAAGGGATCCCGCTACCGTGGATTCCAGCGCCAGCGCGCAGGCGTGCCGTCGATTCAAGAATCACTCGAAACCGCGCTGAGCAAAGTCGCCGGTGGTCAGCCCGTAACTTTGAGCTGTGCCGGACGCACCGATGCGCTGGTGCACGCCAGTGGTCAGGTGGTGCATTTCGATACGACCGTCGCGCGTAGCATGCATGCGTGGATCATGGGGGCGAACATGAACTTGCCGCCTGATATCAGCGTCACCTGGGCGAAGGAGATGCCGCAGCGCTTTGATGCTCGTTTCAGTGCCATGGCGCGCCGATACCGTTATGTGATCTACAACGATCAGATTCGCCCAGCGCATATGGCTGAAGAAGTGACCTGGAATCACCGCCCTCTCGACATCGAGCGGATGCGTGCTGCCGCCGCGGCATTTGTCGGTACCCATGATTTCAGCGCCTTCCGAGCCCGGCAATGCCAGGCTAAATCGCCAATCAAAACCATCCATCACCTCGAGTTGCTCGAACATGGTCGGCTGATCGTCATTGATGTGCGAGCGAACGCTTTCCTGCACCATATGGTGCGGAATTTCGCGGGTGTGTTGATGACCATCGGTGCTGGTGAGCGGCCAGTCGAATGGGCTGGGGAAGTGTTGCAGTCGCGTATACGCCGAACCGGCGGGGTTACGGCACACCCCTATGGCCTCTATCTGGTCGAAGTCGACTATCCGGAAGAGTTCGAGTTGCCGAAACGCTACCTCGGTCCGCACTTCCTGTCGGGTTTGCCGGATGTGCGTTGCTGA
- a CDS encoding FimV/HubP family polar landmark protein, with translation MVRVRNLVLAIAAATALTTEMAHALGLGEVTLQSSLNQPLIAEIELLDAKSLAPGEVIPVLASLEEFNRAGIDRQYFLTDLKFTPVLRPNGKSVIQVSSSKPVREPYLNFLVEVLWPNGRLLREYTLLLDPPLYSPETAAAAAPQLPISAPAPRAVEPARPAPVRSAAASPASVATAAPTQDGSQYKTSARDTLWDIAERNRRSGTVHQTMLAIQDLNPDAFIDGNINRMKSGQVLRLPDAQQISKRSQGEAIAQVAEQNAAWRQGRNAAVAGSRQLDATRRTEAGDAPSRSDTGDNLRLVAADAGKSTAGSDTGSGDSGKALRDKLAVTQESLDSSRRENDELKDRLNDLQGQLEKLQRLMQLKDDQLAKLQVQLGAEGQAPAAIDTAGQQQPSVAADDARSAQDRASGTGADSEVDSTPTNQQEPAPVAAPAPVERPAAAKPAPKPAPAKPVAPVEPEPKGLIDDLLSNTLLLGAVGGGALLLLLVGLMALSRRNAMKEAELQESLMAVDTVDDLRVGTPAFVDIGQEQPEPAPFQTSSAAAPEELAGTTGDALAEADIYIAYGRFNQAAELLQNALNDEPQRSDLRLKLMEVYAELGNREGFARQEAELREIGGAAMEVEQLKHKYPAMVTVAGASAAAVAATQLDVDSFDLDDLQLDDPAPLAAGQDLDDAFDLSLDDLDIDLSDKAQSAAPVDQPFNFDDLSLDEPEAGRDVQPAASDFSFDLEEEASVPDAKRDDFSDFSFDLDSEKNTAATDTEFSLSLDEESPVAPAAMENDELDFELAEPTGTSNDELPDGFDISLDEPEFEAQPNGFAEQLSEVEADLDNLSRDLQEPASATAGSSADGASDDDFDFFSDTDETTTKLDLARAYIDMGDAEGARDILDEVISEGSDAQQQEARDMLAKLA, from the coding sequence ATGGTTCGGGTTCGCAATCTGGTGCTGGCAATCGCGGCTGCTACCGCGCTGACTACAGAAATGGCCCACGCGCTTGGGTTGGGAGAGGTCACGCTTCAGTCGTCATTGAATCAACCGCTGATCGCGGAAATCGAACTGCTGGATGCCAAAAGCCTGGCTCCGGGAGAGGTCATTCCCGTCCTGGCTTCGCTTGAAGAGTTCAATCGTGCCGGTATTGATCGGCAGTACTTTCTGACAGACCTGAAATTCACTCCCGTATTGCGGCCGAATGGCAAAAGCGTAATTCAAGTCTCCTCCAGCAAGCCGGTACGCGAGCCGTATCTCAATTTTCTCGTAGAGGTACTCTGGCCGAACGGGCGCCTGCTACGCGAATATACCTTGCTGCTCGATCCACCACTTTACTCGCCTGAAACAGCCGCTGCCGCCGCGCCCCAGCTGCCTATTTCCGCGCCGGCACCGCGAGCCGTTGAGCCAGCACGTCCTGCACCTGTTCGTTCGGCTGCCGCTTCCCCTGCCAGCGTTGCCACTGCTGCCCCGACGCAGGATGGCAGTCAATACAAGACCTCCGCCCGCGATACGCTTTGGGACATAGCTGAGCGTAATCGCCGTAGCGGTACCGTGCATCAGACAATGCTGGCGATTCAGGATCTCAATCCGGATGCCTTCATTGACGGCAACATAAATCGCATGAAGAGTGGGCAGGTGCTTCGTCTGCCGGATGCTCAGCAGATATCCAAGCGTTCGCAGGGTGAGGCGATCGCTCAGGTGGCTGAGCAGAATGCGGCGTGGCGCCAAGGTCGGAATGCTGCGGTTGCTGGCTCTCGCCAGCTGGACGCGACGCGTCGTACCGAGGCAGGCGATGCGCCGTCACGTAGCGATACCGGCGATAATCTCCGCCTTGTGGCGGCCGATGCTGGTAAATCTACTGCAGGCTCCGATACAGGCTCTGGCGATAGCGGCAAGGCTCTGCGGGACAAGCTTGCTGTAACGCAGGAAAGCCTCGATTCCAGTCGCCGCGAAAACGATGAGCTGAAAGATCGTCTGAATGACCTGCAAGGGCAGCTGGAAAAACTGCAGCGTCTGATGCAGCTCAAGGATGACCAGCTTGCCAAGCTCCAGGTGCAGCTGGGTGCTGAAGGTCAGGCCCCCGCTGCGATTGACACTGCAGGCCAGCAGCAGCCGTCTGTTGCGGCGGATGATGCCCGCTCAGCGCAAGATAGAGCTAGCGGGACTGGTGCTGACTCTGAGGTCGACTCCACGCCGACCAACCAGCAAGAGCCGGCGCCGGTCGCTGCTCCTGCGCCTGTCGAGCGTCCTGCTGCTGCCAAGCCGGCGCCTAAACCTGCGCCTGCGAAGCCTGTAGCACCTGTTGAGCCGGAGCCCAAAGGGCTGATCGATGATTTGCTGTCGAATACCCTGCTGCTTGGCGCGGTTGGTGGCGGTGCATTGCTGCTGCTTTTGGTAGGTTTGATGGCACTATCGCGCCGCAATGCGATGAAAGAGGCCGAGTTGCAGGAAAGTCTGATGGCAGTCGACACGGTCGATGACCTGCGAGTCGGGACGCCCGCTTTCGTCGATATTGGTCAGGAGCAGCCTGAGCCAGCACCGTTTCAGACATCCAGCGCGGCTGCGCCGGAGGAGCTGGCCGGAACCACTGGCGATGCCTTGGCCGAGGCAGATATCTATATTGCGTACGGCCGTTTCAACCAGGCCGCAGAGTTGCTGCAGAACGCCCTCAATGACGAGCCGCAGCGCAGTGATCTACGTTTGAAACTCATGGAGGTCTACGCCGAGCTGGGCAATCGCGAGGGCTTCGCCCGTCAGGAAGCTGAACTGCGCGAGATCGGTGGTGCAGCGATGGAGGTGGAGCAGCTGAAGCATAAGTATCCAGCGATGGTCACAGTTGCAGGCGCGTCGGCAGCTGCGGTTGCAGCAACTCAGTTGGATGTGGATAGCTTCGACCTCGACGACCTTCAGCTGGACGATCCGGCTCCTCTGGCCGCAGGGCAGGATCTGGACGATGCGTTCGATCTCAGCCTCGACGATCTCGATATTGATCTGAGCGATAAAGCTCAAAGCGCTGCACCGGTCGACCAACCATTCAACTTCGATGATTTGTCCCTGGATGAGCCCGAGGCTGGGCGCGATGTACAGCCTGCGGCGAGCGATTTCTCCTTCGATCTGGAAGAAGAGGCAAGCGTTCCAGATGCTAAACGGGACGATTTTTCGGATTTCTCCTTTGATCTGGATAGCGAAAAGAATACCGCAGCGACCGACACTGAGTTTTCGCTGAGTCTTGATGAGGAATCGCCCGTAGCTCCTGCGGCTATGGAAAATGATGAACTTGACTTCGAACTGGCTGAGCCTACTGGCACATCGAACGATGAGCTTCCAGATGGGTTCGACATCTCGCTCGACGAGCCTGAGTTCGAGGCGCAGCCGAATGGCTTTGCCGAGCAGCTGAGCGAAGTGGAAGCGGATCTGGACAATTTGTCCCGGGATCTGCAGGAACCGGCCTCCGCTACCGCCGGCAGCAGCGCTGATGGGGCGTCGGATGACGACTTCGATTTCTTCTCGGATACCGACGAAACCACCACGAAACTGGATCTCGCCCGGGCCTATATCGATATGGGTGATGCCGAAGGCGCTCGCGATATCCTTGATGAGGTGATTTCCGAAGGCAGCGATGCCCAACAGCAAGAGGCGCGAGATATGCTCGCCAAACTAGCCTGA